The Acinetobacter lwoffii genomic sequence GCGATTAAAGACCGTGTTGTGCCAATCGTGCCTGATGAAGCCCGTACTTTCGGTCTGGAAGGGATGTTCCGTCAGCTCGGTATTTATGCCGCGCATGGCCAGAAATATACCCCGGAAGACCAAGAACAGCTGATGCATTACCGTGAAGCCAAAGACGGTCACATGTTGCAGGAAGGGATTAACGAAGCCGGTGCGATGAGTGCATGGGCAGCATTGGCGACCAGTTATTCAACCAATAACCTGCCAATGATTCCGATGTACATGTACTACTCGATGTTTGGTTTCCAGCGTATTGGTGATATTGCATGGGCAGCAGGCGATGCACAGGCACAAGGCTTCTTGCTGGGTGCAACTGCGGGTCGTACTACACTGAACGGTGAAGGTTTACAGCATCAGGATGGTCATTCACACATCTTGGCTAATACCATTCCAAACTGTGTTTCTTATGACCCATGTTTCGGTTATGAATTGGCAGTGATCGTGCATGACGGTTTACAACGTATGTATGTGAACCAGGAACGTGTGTTCTATTACCTGACCGTGATGAACGAAAACTACGAGCATCCGGAAATGCCAAAAGGTGTTGAAGAAGGCATCAAGCGCGGTATGTACCTGCTTGAAGAAGATGAAAAAGCCACTGTTCAGTTACTGGGCTCAGGTGTGATCCTGCGTGAAGTGATCAAGGCAGCGAAGATTCTTCGTGAGGAATATCAAATTCATTCAAATGTCTACAGTGTGACCAGCTTCAATGAACTGGCACGTGACGGTATGGCATGTGAAGAATACAACCGCTTGCATCCGCTGGCTGAAGACGTAAAAGAAGCATGGGTATCGAAACAGCTTCGCGGTACTGAAGGTATCGTCGTGTCTGCAACCGATCATATGCGTGCTTATAGCGAACAGATTCGTGCTTATCTTCCAGATGGCCGTCCATTCGTAGCATTGGGTACTGACGGTTATGGCCGTTCAGATACACGTGCCAACTTGCGTAGTTACTTCGGTGTTGATGCTGCCCATATTGTGGTGGCAACTTTGAAAAAACTGGCAGATGAAGGTGAAGTTGATGCGCGCCTGGTAAAAGATGCGATCTCGACGTTTGAGCTTGATACAGATCGTCCAGTGGCTTGGGCACCGCAAGAAACCCCATCTGTACATGCTGTTGCTGACTACAAAGAGGAGAACTAAGCATGCAAATTACGACTCCTGATATTGGTGTAGATAAGGCAACAGTGGCCGAAATTCTGGTCAAAGTCGGTGATACGATCGCGATCGATGACAGCATTGTGTTACTTGAATCTGATAAAGCCTCTGTTGAAGTACCTAGCACTTCAGCAGGCGTGATAAAAAGCATTCTGGTGAGCCAGGGTGATGAAGTCGCTGAAGGCGCGGTACTGATTGAGCTACAAGCTGAAGACGGTAGCGCTGATGTGGTCGAGCCACAGCAAGCAGATGCCTCACAAAAAACTTCAGAAAATACTCCGACTTCATTGCCGGATCAGGAAATCATGCAGGAACTGGCTTCGCATCAGCCTAAAGCTTCTGCTGCTCCTGAGGCTCAAGCAAGCTCACAAGTGGTTGATGTTCAAATCCCCGATATTGGCGTAGAAAAAGCCACTGTCGGTGAAATCCTGGTCGCTGTCGGTGATGAAATCGAGGTAGATCAAAGTATCGTAGTGGTGGAATCAGACAAGGCGACTGTTGAAGTGCCAAGTACGGTTTCCGGCACGGTGGAATCCATAGAGATTAAAGAAGGCGATACCATTAAAGAAGGTGTGGTCATTCTGAAAGTGAAAACGGCTGTTTCGGCAGCGTCAGCACAGCCAGAACCACCTCAAGCACCAGTTGCTCAAGCGGCGGCCCAAGAGAAAGCAGTTGAAGCACCACAAACGTCAGCAGCACCTGCAGGTAATGTTGAAGTGATGGTGCCTGACCTGGGTGTAGACAAGGCGGCTGTGGCTGAAATTCTGGTTCAGGTCGGAGATACGGTTGAAAAAGATCAGAGCATCATCGTGGTGGAATCAGATAAAGCGACTGTTGAAGTGCCAAGCACTACAGCTGGCGTGATTAAAGCCATTCATGTGGAACTGGGTCAAAATGTCTCTCAAGGCATTGCACTGGTGACGATCGAAGCTGAAGCGCAAGCAGCTGCTGCACCTGTTGCAGCCAAAGCAGAAGCGCCGAAAGCAGCTGTTGCAAAAGCAGCACCAGCCCCTGCTGCATCTTCTACTCAAACAGTCGCGACGTCGGATAATGCCGATAAGCTGACCAAAGAGCAGAGTGTGGCTAACTCGAAAGTCTATGCCGGTCCTGCTGTGCGTAAACTGGCACGTGAACTGGGCGTCGTGTTGGCAGATGTCAAAGCATCTGGCCCACATGCGCGCGTCATGAAAGAAGACCTGAAAGCCTATGTTAAAACGCGTCTTACTACGCCACAGGCGGCTCCTGTAGCCGCTGCTGCTCAAGTCGCAGGTCTACCAAAACTGCCAGACTTTAGCGCTTTTGGTGGTGTGGAAGAGAAAGCCTTGACGCGTTTGCAACAAGTGTCTATTCCACAGTTGTCGCTGAATAATTTCATTCCGCAAGTGACCCAGTTTGATGCAGCAGATATTACTGAACTCGAAGCATGGCGTAATGAACTGAAAGGCAACTTCAAGAAAGAAGGCCTGAGCCTGACCATTATGGCATTCAT encodes the following:
- a CDS encoding 2-oxo acid dehydrogenase subunit E2, which encodes MQITTPDIGVDKATVAEILVKVGDTIAIDDSIVLLESDKASVEVPSTSAGVIKSILVSQGDEVAEGAVLIELQAEDGSADVVEPQQADASQKTSENTPTSLPDQEIMQELASHQPKASAAPEAQASSQVVDVQIPDIGVEKATVGEILVAVGDEIEVDQSIVVVESDKATVEVPSTVSGTVESIEIKEGDTIKEGVVILKVKTAVSAASAQPEPPQAPVAQAAAQEKAVEAPQTSAAPAGNVEVMVPDLGVDKAAVAEILVQVGDTVEKDQSIIVVESDKATVEVPSTTAGVIKAIHVELGQNVSQGIALVTIEAEAQAAAAPVAAKAEAPKAAVAKAAPAPAASSTQTVATSDNADKLTKEQSVANSKVYAGPAVRKLARELGVVLADVKASGPHARVMKEDLKAYVKTRLTTPQAAPVAAAAQVAGLPKLPDFSAFGGVEEKALTRLQQVSIPQLSLNNFIPQVTQFDAADITELEAWRNELKGNFKKEGLSLTIMAFIIKAVAHLLKEEREFAGHLADDGKSVLLRNEIHMGIAVATPDGLTVPVLRHPDQKSIKQIATELGTLGQKARDKKLSPKDLQGANFTITSLGSIGGTAFTPLVNWPQVAILGISPATMQPVWNGEGFDPRLMLPLSLSYDHRVINGADAARFTNKLTKLLKDIRTLLI